From the genome of Eucalyptus grandis isolate ANBG69807.140 chromosome 2, ASM1654582v1, whole genome shotgun sequence, one region includes:
- the LOC104433882 gene encoding flavonoid 3',5'-hydroxylase 2, with protein sequence MAILADKVLLREIASAALLFVITRFFVSSLLLRLNSFKLPPGPKGWPVIGAIPLLGNMPHVALAKMAKKYGPVMHLKMGTCGMVVASTPDAARAFLKTLDINFSNRPPNAGATHLAYDAQDMVFADYGLRWKLLRKLSNLHMLGGKALEDWARVRTSELGYMLQAMCECSKRGEPVVVPEMLTYAMANMIGQVILSRRVFVTKGSESNEFKDMVVELMTSAGFFNIGDFIPSIAWMDLQGIEGGMKRLHKKFDGLLTKMIEQHSATAHERKGNPDFLDVVMANRDNSGDEKLSLINIKALLLNLFTAGTDTSSSIIEWSLAEMLKNPSILKRAHEEMDRVIGRHRRLEESDLPKLPYLQAICKESFRKHPSTPLNLPRVSTEACQVNGYYIPKNTRLSVNIWAIGRDPDVWENPLDFTPERFLSGRNARIDPRGNDFELIPFGAGRRICAGTRMGIVLVEYILGTLVHSFDWKLPDGVEELNMDEAFGLALQKAVPLSAVVTPRLSVSAYAP encoded by the exons ATGGCGATTCTCGCCGACAAAGTCCTGCTCCGAGAGATCGCCTCCGCGGCTCTCCTCTTCGTCATTACCCGATTCTTTGTCAGCTCTCTCCTGCTTCGCTTGAACTCCTTTAAGCTCCCGCCTGGCCCGAAAGGGTGGCCGGTCATCGGCGCCATCCCTCTCTTGGGGAACATGCCCCATGTAGCGCTGGCCAAAATGGCCAAGAAGTACGGGCCGGTGATGCACCTGAAAATGGGCACGTGCGGCATGGTCGTGGCGTCGACCCCTGACGCCGCCCGGgctttcttgaaaaccctaGACATCAACTTCTCCAATAGGCCCCCGAATGCGGGCGCGACCCACTTGGCCTATGACGCGCAGGACATGGTCTTCGCTGACTATGGCCTGAGGTGGAAGTTACTTAGGAAGCTGAGCAATTTGCACATGCTCGGAGGGAAGGCCCTCGAGGACTGGGCTCGCGTCCGAACGTCCGAGCTAGGGTACATGCTTCAAGCCATGTGCGAGTGCAGCAAGCGAGGCGAGCCGGTGGTGGTGCCAGAGATGTTGACCTATGCCATGGCGAACATGATAGGGCAAGTCATTTTGAGCCGAAGGGTGTTCGTGACGAAGGGCTCCGAGTCTAACGAATTCAAGGACATGGTGGTAGAGCTGATGACAAGCGCAG GGTTCTTTAACATCGGCGACTTCATCCCGTCAATTGCATGGATGGACTTACAAGGGATCGAAGGTGGAATGAAGCGCTTGCACAAGAAATTCGACGGGCTGTTGACGAAGATGATCGAGCAACACTCGGCAACTGCTCACGAGCGTAAAGGAAACCCGGATTTTCTCGATGTTGTCATGGCTAACCGAGATAACTCCGGGGACGAGAAGCTTAGTTTGATCAACATTAAGGCTCTTCTCTTG AATTTGTTCACTGCGGGCACTGATACTTCATCGAGCATAATCGAGTGGTCGCTGGCCGAGATGCTGAAGAACCCCAGCATCCTCAAGCGAGCCCACGAAGAGATGGACCGAGTCATCGGGCGGCACCGACGCCTTGAGGAATCTGACCTCCCGAAGCTCCCGTACTTGCAGGCCATATGCAAGGAGAGCTTCCGAAAACATCCATCGACACCGCTAAACCTACCGAGGGTCTCGACCGAGGCGTGCCAAGTGAACGGCTACTACATCCCCAAGAACACGAGGCTGAGCGTGAACATATGGGCGATCGGGCGGGACCCGGACGTGTGGGAGAATCCTCTGGACTTCACCCCAGAGCGGTTCTTGAGTGGGAGGAACGCGAGGATCGACCCGCGCGGGAACGACTTTGAGCTGATCCCGTTCGGGGCAGGGCGGAGGATCTGCGCCGGGACGAGGATGGGGATCGTGCTGGTCGAGTACATACTGGGGACTTTGGTCCACTCGTTCGACTGGAAGCTGCCGGACGGCGTGGAGGAGCTGAACATGGACGAGGCGTTCGGCCTGGCGTTGCAAAAGGCCGTGCCCCTCTCGGCCGTCGTCACCCCACGGCTCTCCGTTAGCGCGTACGCACCTTAA